GATCAAAGATAGGTAACTCTGCATACGTAGCTGGTACATAGCAACCTGTTTGAGCCATGACAGAGATTAACGCTAATTGGCGCATATACGTACTTTTACCAGCCATGTTAGGTCCGGTAATTAACAGTAACTCTCGATCGTCACCAAGCACGATATCGTTTGCCACATAGTCCCCTTCATCAATCATTTTTTCTACAACTGGATGCCTCCCTTCACGGATGTCCACATTTCCAGCAAGCTTTAATTCTGGTTTCACATAACGATGTTTCTCAGCCACTTCTGCAAAGCTCTGTAGAACGTCAAAAATACTAATCACATTTGCCAGTTGTTGCAATGGCCGAATAAACGCTTTGACTTGTTCACGAATAGCCATAAATAATTCATACTCTAATTTACCGCTCTTTTCTTCGGCTTCTAAAATAAGAGCTTCTTTTTCTTTTAAATCCTCTGTAATAAAACGTTCTGCATTCGTTAATGTTTGTTTCCGCTCATAACGCCCTTCAGGCAATTGTGGTAAATTGGGCTTTGTCACTTCTATATAATAACCAAACACTTTGTTAAAACCTACTTTTAGTGACTTGATGCCAGTCAATTCTTTCTCTTGCTTTTCAAGGGCTGCTATCCACGCTTTCCCGTTTCTCATTGCATTTCTGTAATCATCAAGCTGATCGGAATAGTGATCTTTAATAACGCCACCCTCTGTTATACTCACTGGACAATTTTCTTCTATACTCGTTTCAAGAAGGTCTCGTAATTCACTACAATCACTGATGTTTTGCATTAACGAGTTGGCATAAGAGCTGTTTAATTCACGCAACGTCTTAAAGATCTCTGGTATTTTTTCAAGGGATTTTTTTAGTTGAATAAGGTCTCTTCCATTCACATTTCCAAATGCCACACGACCTGATAGTCGTTCCAAGTCGTAGATTCCTTGCAGCTGCTCTTGTAACGATTCTCGCTCAAAAAAATGCTCTATTAACTTATCAACGAGCTCGTGCCTATTTTCTATCATTCGCTTATTTAGCAGAGGCCGCTCAATCCATTGTTTGAGCATACGGCCACCCATAGCCGTTTCTGTTTGATCTAACACCCATAGCAATGAGCCCTGCTTTTTTTTGTCGATTAACGTCTCTACGAGCTCAAGATTCCGTTTTGAGTGGGCATCCATTGACATGTATTCTTGTGGTAAATAATAGACCGCTTGTTGTAAATGCTCGAGTGAACGTTTTGTCGTTCGCTGTAAATAGCGAATGAGCTGATAACACGTTTCTTTAATTTTCCCCTCTGATAGCGTGTCTACTAATGGTACCGCTTCATCAACTGGCTCAGTGTGATCTTCAAAAGAAAGCGTCACCTTCAATCTCACTTCAAATGTTTGCTGTTTTTCCATAGCTAAACTACTAGGAATAATGACTTCCTTCGGCCGATACCCTGTCATTTCATTAAGGAGCTCCTCGAAATCATTAAGAAGTGTCACCTTAAATTCACCTGTCGTCATATCCACCGCTGCTAACCCTATCTCCTCTCCTTCAAAAGGAGTTACTGATAGGAGGTAATTATTCTCATTATCATGGATGGCTTGTCCTTCCATCACAGTGCCCGGTGTAATAATTTGGACCACTTCTCGTTTAACCACACCTTTTGCCATTGCTGGGTCTTCTGTTTGTTCACAAATAGCCACTTTGTAGCCTTTTTCAATCAGCTGAGCTATGTAATGCTCGGCTGAATGGTAGGGAACACCACACATAGGGATACGGTCTTCCCCTTTTCCCCGAGCTGTTAACGTAATTTCTAATTCTTTTGCAGCTTTTTTGGCATCATCATAAAACATCTCATAAAAATCGCCTAAGCGAAAAAATAAAAAGGCA
The Salipaludibacillus sp. LMS25 DNA segment above includes these coding regions:
- the mutS gene encoding DNA mismatch repair protein MutS, with amino-acid sequence MAATTPMMEQYLRIKADYEDAFLFFRLGDFYEMFYDDAKKAAKELEITLTARGKGEDRIPMCGVPYHSAEHYIAQLIEKGYKVAICEQTEDPAMAKGVVKREVVQIITPGTVMEGQAIHDNENNYLLSVTPFEGEEIGLAAVDMTTGEFKVTLLNDFEELLNEMTGYRPKEVIIPSSLAMEKQQTFEVRLKVTLSFEDHTEPVDEAVPLVDTLSEGKIKETCYQLIRYLQRTTKRSLEHLQQAVYYLPQEYMSMDAHSKRNLELVETLIDKKKQGSLLWVLDQTETAMGGRMLKQWIERPLLNKRMIENRHELVDKLIEHFFERESLQEQLQGIYDLERLSGRVAFGNVNGRDLIQLKKSLEKIPEIFKTLRELNSSYANSLMQNISDCSELRDLLETSIEENCPVSITEGGVIKDHYSDQLDDYRNAMRNGKAWIAALEKQEKELTGIKSLKVGFNKVFGYYIEVTKPNLPQLPEGRYERKQTLTNAERFITEDLKEKEALILEAEEKSGKLEYELFMAIREQVKAFIRPLQQLANVISIFDVLQSFAEVAEKHRYVKPELKLAGNVDIREGRHPVVEKMIDEGDYVANDIVLGDDRELLLITGPNMAGKSTYMRQLALISVMAQTGCYVPATYAELPIFDQIFTRIGAADDLAHGQSTFMVEMLETKHAVSKSTRNSLILLDEIGRGTSTYDGMSLAQAIIEYIHDEIGAKTLFSTHYHELTHLENDLPKLKNVHVSAKEENGTVVFLHKVVDGAADRSYGIYVAELAELPDKLISRAKVILAEFEKEQLDLQAHRVKASEENKESRTSFFQTEATNQPTQLSLFPTDSEKPSAKKDTLTKTQKKVLDDLETVNLLHISPIEAIQLLDKLQRKLSH